The window GAGGACGAGCTCCACTTGGCGGGCCAGCTCGGGCCTGACAAGCTTAACGCGCCCGAGTCTCTCCCTCGCCTCAGGGGTAAGTATGTGCCTCATTATGGCATTGAGCTGGGCCTCAAGCTCCATCTCCTGCCTTATGGCTTCTTCCTGGGCCTTCTGCTGCTCGAGGTATCTCTTCTGCAGCTCGAGGAGCTTCTTCTTTCTGATCTCCTCTATGTCCTCGGCCATTTTTCCTCACCTCCAGTTCAAACTGTACAGCAAGGTTAAAAAGGTTCTCGATTGGAAGGAAAGTAGAAGAGGCGAGCTCAGTACTTCTTGAGCTCCGGAATCTGCTCCTCAAGCTCCTTCTTGAGCTCGGTGGCAATCTTGTCGAGGAAGCTCTGCCCCTGTGGGGTGACGATTCTTCCTTCGCCGGGAACCTTCTGGACAAAGCCGGCAGCCTCAAGCTGCTGGAGGGCCTTCCTGATAATGCTTCCACCGGCCTTGTAGAAGTGCTCCGGGGCGTGGCCGCGGTTCTTCCTTCCACCGTACCAGGTCCTGAGCCTCTCAATTCCGACCGGCCCGTCAATGTAGATCTTCCTGAAGATGCTGGCAACCCTGTAGTACCACCAGTCCTCCTGCTCCGGAAGGCGCTCCTTGTGCCTGCCGGTCTTGACGAACGGGGCCCACTCGGGCGGCTTTATGGCCTCTATCTCCTTGAGCTTCTGGGCAACCCTCTCGACGAGCAAATCACCGGGAACGTCATAAACCGTAGCCATCCTTCAATCCCTCCCCTTCTTGAATTTCCTCCTGAATTGAGCGATGTCGAGCTTGACTTTCTTAACGGGCTTCTCTTCCCGCCTTTCCTTCGAAAGCTCCTTTCTCTGGAGCTTCCTTAAATACTTTTCCCACCCCTCTCTCGGCTTGAACAATATAAACCTTTTGCCCCTGACTTCGATGAGTTCGCTGTCGGTGAGCTCGGCCACCTTCTCTGCCAGCTCCCTTCTTTCCATGCCCGTGCTGATGAGAGCACCCTTCCTGATCTCGACCTTGAGTATGCCGTCCTTCTCGAGCTGGGTGTTAATCTCACTTATAACGCTCTCATCGAGCCCTCTCTTGCCTATCCAGGCTCTTGGCTCGATGTCGTAATATTTAGCACGAATGGCTCGCCTCACTTTTCCGGGTAAGCGTTTCTCCATCTCTCTCACCTCTAAGGCCTCTCGCCGTAGGCTGAAGGCTTTATAAAAGTTTGGCTTTTAAAGGTTGCCTAGCAAACTTCGCCTTCGCAAAGTTGCTCGGTAGAGATTCATCAAAGTTTGTACGTCCCTAATTAAACCCCAAGACCTTTAAATCTCCCCTCATAGTGGGAAGCATGAGGTGAAACAATGAAAGTCTACCACCTCTACTCCGGCGGGAAGGATTCTAGCTTAGCTGCATGGATTCTAACGAGACTCGGCTACGAGGTGAGACTTGTAACGGTGAGTTTCGGCCTGCTCGACAACTGGAGATACGCAAGGGAAGCCGCCCAAACCCTCGGCTTCGAGCATGAGGTTCTTTATCTGCCGAGGGGAGTGCTTGAGAAAGCGGCGGAGATGGCAATTAAGGATGGTCATCCCAACAATGCCATCCAATTCATCCACGAAAAAGCTCTGGAAGCTATAGCCTCCATGCCTGAAGTCGAGAGAGTGAGCGACGGTACAAGGAGAGACGATAGAGTTCCGTTCCTCGACCTCCCAAAGGCCCGCTCGCTGGAGGACAGGTTTGGCGTCGCATACATAAGACCGCTCCTCGGTCTCGGCTACAAGACGATAAGAGAGCTTACGGAGGGGCTGTTTGTCGTTGAAATCAGGGAGAGCGAAGAACTTCAGAAGGCGGACTACGAGGTGGAGCTGAGACATATGCTCCGCGAGAAGGGGATCGACCCCCTGGAGATATTTCCAAAAAGGCACTACCAGTCAAGGGTTCTCGGCTGGAGGGAGAAGTAGAAAAGAAATCAGAGCTCGAGGCTGAGCTTCCTGACGATGGGGTCTTCAGCCTCTTCCGGCTTTATCTCTTCGATGCTCTCGATCCATATCTTGGTTCTCGGAACCCTGTGCTTGCTACCTATCTCAGAGTAAACGAGCTCCTTGACGTGCTCCTGCTTGAGAGCCCTGTATTCCTTGGTGAACGGCTGCTTCTTTCCGAGCCTCTCAAAGACGCCCTTAACGCGGAAGACCTTAACCTCCATTCCTCACACCTCCTCAGTCAAGGAATCCTAACGCCTCTTCAATCTTCACAATCTCGGGTCCAGTGGTGAGGTGTCCGACAACGACACCGTGAGAGTTCGCCAGCATGCACGAGCCGACGAAGGGAACGCCCATATTGGCGGTTCCGACGTATATATCAACCTTGAAAAGGTCGCGGAGCCACTCAAGCTCCTCATCGGTGGCCTCTGGGTGAACGAGGCCGCCCCTGTTGGTGACAACACCCACACTGCCAACCGCGTGATAGTCGCCTATCATTCCCCTCTCGACCTCAACGCCGAGTATGTCCTCGAGCTTCTTTGCTTCCTCGCGGGTGAACTTGACGCTTATGAGTGCTGCTTTATCGTTGGCAAGGATCAGGTTGCCGAAGGCTGTAAGCGTGCTCTGGAAAGGCTCTATCCTCATATCGATGTCGAGTTCATTGAGTTCGTTCTGGATGTGCTCGAGCTCGGCGTCCCAGATGTACCAGGGTACGACTATCGCGTTGGAATTGCCGGCGGCGAATACGCCAACTATCCTGGATTTCATTATGCTCGTCTCGATGAGCGGAACCTTGAGAACCTCGCGGAGAACCTCGAGCTTCTTCTCTCCGAGGCCCTCTCTGATAAGGGCTACCCTATCCGTAGCGGTACCGTAAACACCGAGGTACGGCGAATTCTCAAAATCGAGCTTTTCGATGTGCATCTCGTCACCTCGTGGGAATTAAAAGGAAAGGAATTCAGTCGGCAAGGTTGACGTAAGCAACCCTCTTGCCGTCCTGCTCCTCGACCTTGACCTTAACGCGGAGCTTGTTGGGCGGCTTCTCAGTTCCCCTCTCCCAGAGCTTCTCGTTGACGGCCGGGTCGATGATGACCTCCTCGGCCTTGGCGTGCCTCGCTATCCACTCGCGGACGAAGCGAGCCGCTCTAGGGGCTCTCTTCCAGCGTGGAACCCTCTTCTTAACCTTCCTAATCGGAACGGTGAATATAACCTCGTCTCCCGGCTTAATCGGCATCTATATCACCTCACTCCTTAAGCTTGGTCCTTCTCCACATCCTTCTCTTCGGGTGTGTCATGACCTTCCTGTTGGTCTTAACGATGACCCAGACCGGAACACGCCTGTTCTGCTTCGCAGCCTTGGCAAGTCTGAGCTTCTTTGCAAGCGGCTTGTTTCTCGCCATTCACAATCCCTCCCGAGGTTATCGTGATGTCTAACGTTGCTTGACCTATCCTTTTTTAAGCTTTTTCGTGGGGTTTTAAGGTTTTCTAAAGGGAAGGATGAGAAAAAGGAAAGACGAAAATCAGAATATCAGCGGCGCTCTGTACTCGCCCCAGACCTCACGGAGGACGTCAGTGACCTCTCCAAGGGTCGCGAGGTGCCTGTGGGCCTCGATAATGTAGGGAATGAGGTTCTCGTCTTCCTTCTCGGCGGCGTTCCTGAGCTTATCGAGGGCCTCCTCGACCTTCTTGTTATCCCTCTCACTCCTGAGCTTCTTGAGCCTCTCGATTTGCTTCTCCCTGATGCTCGGGTCGACCTTGAGTATCTCGACATCAAGCGGCTCGTCGACGATGAACTCGTTGACACCGACGATGATGCGCTTTTTCTCCTCGACCTCCTTCTGGAACTTGTAGGCGCTCTCTGCTATCTCCTTCTGGATGTAGCCCCTCTCGATGGCCCTCATCATGCCGCCCATCTTCTGAATCTTCTCGATGTACTTGAGGGCCTCCTCGTAGATGTGGTCGGTGAGCCATTCGATGTAGTAGGCTCCGCCGAGCGGGTCTATCGTATCAACAACGCCGCTCTCGTAGGCGATAATCTGCTGGGTTCTGAGGGCTATCCTAACGCTCTT of the Thermococcus onnurineus NA1 genome contains:
- a CDS encoding DNA-binding protein; protein product: MAEDIEEIRKKKLLELQKRYLEQQKAQEEAIRQEMELEAQLNAIMRHILTPEARERLGRVKLVRPELARQVELVLVQLYQAGQIREPIDDAKLKKILAQIDARTRRDFRIKW
- a CDS encoding 30S ribosomal protein S19e → MATVYDVPGDLLVERVAQKLKEIEAIKPPEWAPFVKTGRHKERLPEQEDWWYYRVASIFRKIYIDGPVGIERLRTWYGGRKNRGHAPEHFYKAGGSIIRKALQQLEAAGFVQKVPGEGRIVTPQGQSFLDKIATELKKELEEQIPELKKY
- a CDS encoding YhbY family RNA-binding protein; protein product: MEKRLPGKVRRAIRAKYYDIEPRAWIGKRGLDESVISEINTQLEKDGILKVEIRKGALISTGMERRELAEKVAELTDSELIEVRGKRFILFKPREGWEKYLRKLQRKELSKERREEKPVKKVKLDIAQFRRKFKKGRD
- a CDS encoding DUF7411 family protein: MKVYHLYSGGKDSSLAAWILTRLGYEVRLVTVSFGLLDNWRYAREAAQTLGFEHEVLYLPRGVLEKAAEMAIKDGHPNNAIQFIHEKALEAIASMPEVERVSDGTRRDDRVPFLDLPKARSLEDRFGVAYIRPLLGLGYKTIRELTEGLFVVEIRESEELQKADYEVELRHMLREKGIDPLEIFPKRHYQSRVLGWREK
- the rpl18a gene encoding 50S ribosomal protein L18Ae yields the protein MEVKVFRVKGVFERLGKKQPFTKEYRALKQEHVKELVYSEIGSKHRVPRTKIWIESIEEIKPEEAEDPIVRKLSLEL
- a CDS encoding translation initiation factor IF-6; the encoded protein is MHIEKLDFENSPYLGVYGTATDRVALIREGLGEKKLEVLREVLKVPLIETSIMKSRIVGVFAAGNSNAIVVPWYIWDAELEHIQNELNELDIDMRIEPFQSTLTAFGNLILANDKAALISVKFTREEAKKLEDILGVEVERGMIGDYHAVGSVGVVTNRGGLVHPEATDEELEWLRDLFKVDIYVGTANMGVPFVGSCMLANSHGVVVGHLTTGPEIVKIEEALGFLD
- a CDS encoding 50S ribosomal protein L31e; amino-acid sequence: MPIKPGDEVIFTVPIRKVKKRVPRWKRAPRAARFVREWIARHAKAEEVIIDPAVNEKLWERGTEKPPNKLRVKVKVEEQDGKRVAYVNLAD
- a CDS encoding 50S ribosomal protein L39e, producing the protein MARNKPLAKKLRLAKAAKQNRRVPVWVIVKTNRKVMTHPKRRMWRRTKLKE